A section of the Pelagicoccus albus genome encodes:
- the der gene encoding ribosome biogenesis GTPase Der — protein MNFTVAIVGRPNVGKSRLFNRLAGKRISIVHDMPGVTRDVITRDLDDGYTLMDTGGMGLVEGMSDTPGKIVNAVEGQIDFSIDAADLVLFVVDGREGLMALDKQMAERLRRGDKRVILVVNKVDTETTAIKDKEFYRYGFGEPHLVSAEHGRGMSTLRKAVLKLRDEIVGPPQEPEDDGKKVLKVCFIGRPNVGKSSLSNCLVQSDRFIVSDVPGTTRDSIEMPFVWKSKRGEDWHFMLTDTAGIRKQTKLNSSVEYFSRVRSLDAIRDVDVVFMVIDAKEGPTNQDKAIAGEATKANKPVVIVVNKWDLALKAWEDEEIDGFDSEAKFREAFEKGIHRELFFVPGSPVRFVSAKEGIDVEKILLSARQLNKRQGRKIPTGRLNNKLYKMAERLPAPKKDGRRFRIYYAVHTGNYPYRFKIFCNQAKKLGDSYKRFLLKGLVEEFELDGCPMVFDLVNKKNPYIQEED, from the coding sequence ATGAACTTCACAGTGGCAATCGTAGGCCGACCAAATGTCGGCAAGAGCCGCCTTTTCAATCGATTGGCGGGCAAGCGCATTTCTATCGTTCACGATATGCCAGGGGTGACGCGCGACGTCATCACCCGCGATCTGGATGATGGCTACACGTTGATGGATACCGGAGGTATGGGGCTTGTCGAAGGTATGAGCGACACTCCCGGTAAGATCGTCAATGCGGTAGAAGGCCAGATCGACTTTTCTATCGACGCAGCCGATCTGGTGCTCTTCGTCGTTGATGGGCGCGAAGGTTTGATGGCTTTGGATAAGCAGATGGCCGAGCGTTTGCGGCGTGGCGACAAGCGAGTGATTCTCGTCGTCAACAAGGTCGATACGGAAACGACTGCCATCAAGGACAAGGAGTTCTACCGCTACGGATTTGGAGAGCCGCATCTTGTATCCGCCGAACACGGACGAGGTATGAGCACTTTGCGAAAAGCGGTCTTGAAGTTGCGTGACGAGATTGTCGGTCCGCCTCAGGAGCCGGAAGACGATGGGAAAAAGGTGCTGAAGGTTTGCTTCATTGGCCGCCCAAATGTCGGAAAGTCCTCCTTGAGCAATTGTCTGGTCCAGTCGGATCGTTTCATCGTGAGCGACGTGCCCGGCACTACTCGCGACTCCATCGAGATGCCTTTCGTTTGGAAGTCGAAGCGTGGGGAAGATTGGCACTTCATGCTCACCGATACCGCTGGGATTCGAAAGCAGACCAAGCTCAACTCCTCAGTCGAATACTTCTCCCGCGTTCGCTCGCTGGACGCGATTCGCGACGTGGACGTGGTATTCATGGTCATCGACGCCAAAGAAGGTCCGACCAATCAGGACAAGGCGATTGCCGGCGAAGCGACCAAGGCGAACAAGCCAGTTGTCATCGTGGTCAACAAGTGGGACCTGGCACTGAAGGCTTGGGAAGACGAGGAGATCGACGGATTCGACTCGGAAGCGAAATTCCGTGAAGCCTTCGAAAAGGGGATTCACCGTGAGCTGTTCTTCGTGCCCGGTTCTCCGGTACGTTTCGTATCCGCGAAGGAAGGCATCGATGTAGAGAAGATTCTTCTCTCCGCTCGCCAGCTCAACAAACGTCAGGGCCGCAAGATTCCGACCGGACGTTTGAACAACAAGCTCTACAAGATGGCCGAGCGTTTGCCTGCTCCGAAAAAGGACGGCCGCCGCTTCCGCATCTATTACGCGGTGCACACCGGAAACTATCCATACCGTTTCAAGATCTTCTGTAATCAGGCCAAGAAGCTGGGCGACTCCTACAAGCGCTTCCTGCTGAAGGGGCTGGTCGAAGAATTCGAGCTCGATGGCTGCCCGATGGTATTTGATCTGGTGAACAAGAAGAACCCGTACATCCAAGAGGAGGATTAG